The Cyprinus carpio isolate SPL01 chromosome A19, ASM1834038v1, whole genome shotgun sequence genome has a segment encoding these proteins:
- the LOC109113085 gene encoding 3-hydroxyisobutyrate dehydrogenase, mitochondrial-like: MSMAALFRGCWNFYKRSNKHVELTLVSCRSMASKTPVGFIGLGNMGTPMARNLLKHGYPVIATDVFPESCKEFQDSGAQILDCPAEVADKADRIITMLPSSPNVIEVYTGPNGILKKVKKGTLLIDSSTIDPAVSKEMAVAAEKMGAVFMDAPVSGGVGAASLAKLTFMVGGVEEEFNAAQELLTCMGANVVYCGQVGSGQAAKICNNMLLAIGMIGTAETMNLGIRLGLDPKLLAKILNMSSGRCWSSDKYNPVPGVMEGVPSANNYQGGFGTKLMAKDLGFAQNTATSTRTPIPLGSLAHQIYRTMCAHSYSNKDFSSVFQFLREEGYSRSSGSDPDSA; encoded by the exons ATGAGCATGGCCGCTTTGTTTAGAGGGTGTTGGAATTTTTATAAAAGAAGCAATAAACATGTGGAGCTCACTTTGG TATCCTGCAGATCAATGGCTTCCAAGACCCCAGTGGGTTTTATTGGACTGGGTAACATGGGGACACCTATGGCTCGAAATTTACTGAAGCATGGATATCCTGTCATTGCTACTGATGTCTTCCCAGAGTCTTGCAAGGAGTTTCAGGACTCAGGAGCGCAG ATCCTGGATTGCCCTGCTGAAGTGGCTGATAAAGCTGACCGCATCATCACCATGCTACCGTCCAGCCCCAACGTCATTGAGGTTTACACAGGACCCAATGGCATACTTAA GAAGGTAAAAAAAGGCACCCTTCTGATTGACTCCAGCACAATCGACCCTGCAGTGTCCAAAGAGATGGCTGTCGCTGCTGAGAAGATGGGTGCTGTGTTCATGGATGCTCCAGTGTCAGGAG GTGTTGGTGCAGCCAGTCTAGCTAAACTCACCTTCATGGTGGGCGGAGTTGAGGAGGAATTTAATGCTGCCCAGGAGCTGCTCACCTGTATGGGAGCAAATGTAGTGTACTGTGGCCAAGTGGGAAGTGGACAG GCAGCGAAAATCTGCAACAACATGCTGTTAGCAATTGGCATGATTGGTACAGCAGAGACCATGAACCTCGGAATTag ACTGGGTTTGGATCCAAAGCTGCTGGCAAAGATTCTGAACATGAGCTCAGGACGATGTTGGTCTAGTGACAAGTATAACCCTGTCCCAGGTGTCATGGAAGGAGTGCCGTCCGCAAACAACTACCAGGGAGGCTTTGGCACAAAGCTAATGGCTAAA GATCTTGGTTTTGCTCAGAACACTGCGACCAGTACACGGACCCCAATTCCTCTTGGTTCTTTGGCACACCAGATCTACCGCACAATGTGCGCTCATAGCTACTCTAACAAAGACTTTTCCTCCGTCTTCCAGTTTTTACGAGAGGAGGGGTACAGTAGGTCAAGTGGAAGTGACCCAGACTCTGCGTGA